In Aedes albopictus strain Foshan chromosome 3, AalbF5, whole genome shotgun sequence, the following are encoded in one genomic region:
- the LOC109419381 gene encoding splicing factor ESS-2 homolog, whose protein sequence is MSKPGEKALQAMKELDKTVAVFKKPAVPKTKKEKKIILNEETYLEEMAKIIQRDFFPDLKKLKAQNEYLDALASNDIVKLRQIFSKYNSKSPLIREPSPATFETPLPSASLAPDEPPSVRSTTSSTSSTKSSKSIADRHSLDSFLFNYTSEDNDSFQEIMEAADKKLRQKFAILYDAEGTSRANLGKQLALPSIESQFDKKDKPKELDMWTYKNKNYIMYIPDGVALSREEEIELANKKQEIEHGNTRLKANPFNENESKQAITEAAKSQAKCLPEKIGVDGKLIEASLTPAVRGFSFVKSPSPCPGVTDSPLFTWGEIEGTPFRLDGGDTPLHPASAGPSFRIAETSKRETIALQLAEKAAEQSRSKKAKAIEAARRNIASPMIRNTFDRLASMSPAARRLATNKLGFINTPSPMRTPTGSIGLPTPRLRSQQSRKSNTRPTPSPVGALRRKTPMVVTKATGSSSSSGMSIESSSGLDTLTDNLLDIPSAGKRPKAADFF, encoded by the exons ATGTCTAAACCGGGCGAGAAGGCTCTGCAGGCGATGAAGGAGTTGGACAAAACAGTAGCAGTGTTCAAGAAACCAGCGGTTCCAAAAACCAAGAAAGAGAAGAAAATCATTCTGAACGAGGAAACTTATCTGGAG GAAATGGCCAAAATCATCCAGCGTGATTTCTTCCCGGACCTAAAAAAGCTAAAGGCACAGAACGAGTACTTGGACGCTCTGGCAAGTAACGATATCGTAAAGTTACGGCAAATTTTCTCCAAATACAACTCAAAATCACCTTTGATTCGAGAAC CAAGTCCTGCtacctttgaaacgcctctgccaAGCGCTTCCCTGGCACCCGATGAGCCCCCATCGGTTCGATCAACCACCAGCTCTACAAGTTCAACAAAAAGCAGTAAATCTATAGCCGACAGACACTCGCTGGATTCATTCCTGTTCAACTACACCAGCGAGGATAATGATAGCTTTCAGGAAATAATGGAAGCAGCTGACAAGAAGCTTCGGCAAAAGTTTGCTATTCTTTACGATGCTGAGGGAACGAGTCGGGCAAATCTTGGAAAGCAGTTGGCCCTCCCCAGTATCGAAAGCCAATTCGATAAAAAGGATAAACCCAAGGAGCTGGATATGTGGACCTACAAGAACAAGAACTACATCATGTACATCCCGGACGGAGTGGCCTTGAGTCGAGAAGAGGAGATCGAATTGGCCAACAAAAAGCAGGAAATCGAACACGGCAATACTCGACTAAAGGCGAATCCTTTCAACGAGAATGAAAGCAAACAAGCTATCACCGAAGCGGCCAAATCGCAAGCCAAGTGCCTTCCAGAAAAGATTGGCGTCGATGGGAAACTGATCGAAGCGTCGCTGACGCCGGCCGTCCGTGGATTCAGTTTCGTCAAAAGTCCCTCGCCTTGCCCCGGAGTAACGGACAGTCCACTGTTCACGTGGGGTGAAATCGAAGGAACGCCCTTTCGATTAGATGGCGGGGACACTCCTCTGCATCCGGCTTCAGCAGGTCCATCATTCCGCATAGCGGAAACATCAAAGCGCGAAACCATCGCCCTTCAGCTAGCGGAAAAAGCCGCCGAACAGTCCcgttcgaaaaaggcaaaggcaATCGAAGCCGCCCGACGGAATATCGCCTCTCCGATGATTCGGAATACGTTCGATCGTCTGGCCAGTATGTCTCCGGCAGCTCGACGACTTGCCACCAACAAGCTGGGATTCATCAACACTCCCAGTCCAATGAGGACACCGACTGGCTCTATCGGTCTGCCAACGCCAAGACTGCGGTCACAACAATCTCGCAAATCCAATACAAGGCCAACGCCATCTCCTGTGGGCGCGTTGCGGAGAAAAACGCCTATGGTGGTTACGAAGGCGACTGGAAGCAGCAGTAGCAGCGGCATGAGTATTGAATCTTCAAGTGGTCTGGATACTTTGACCGACAACCTTTTGGATATTCCTTCGGCGGGTAAACGACCAAAAGCTGCCGATTTCTTTTGA
- the LOC109408441 gene encoding uncharacterized protein LOC109408441 isoform X2, which produces MSSVQFSTMKRSIFLVLCCVAVFFCGALKAKPQGQTHEAVADKCCNNCVPCRASFDVEKPVDPDCPRPKKYSYHVQAIDPHCPHQKLEILDADVEKPVDPPCPKKLKLSARVEHNPKDCDCPLCR; this is translated from the exons ATGTCCAGTGTGCAATTTTCCACAATGAAGAGGTCGATTTTCTTAGTGCTGTGTTGTGTGGCGGTATTCTTCTGTGGAGCTTTGAAAGCCAAG CCTCAAGGTCAGACCCACGAGGCAGTGGCGGATAAATGCTGCAATAATTGTGTGCCCTGTCGGGCGAGTTTCGACGTTGAGAAACCTGTCGATCCAGATTGTCCCCGTCCGAAAAAGTATTCATACCACGTGCAGGCAATCGATCCACACTGTCCCCACCAGAAGTTGGAAATTTTGGACGCCGACGTGGAAAAACCTGTGGACCCTCCTTGCCCGAAGAAGCTGAAGTTGTCCGCTAGGGTCGAACACAATCCAAAAG attgcgACTGCCCACTTTGTCG ATAA
- the LOC109408441 gene encoding uncharacterized protein LOC109408441 isoform X1 gives MSSVQFSTMKRSIFLVLCCVAVFFCGALKAKPQGQTHEAVADKCCNNCVPCRASFDVEKPVDPDCPRPKKYSYHVQAIDPHCPHQKLEILDADVEKPVDPPCPKKLKLSARVEHNPKDCDCPLCRYENLFNITLSNATDSEHYCTNKSYHGVLKQQKLYEFRSSGNLVHEELEFDYSFPRKRYKRTTLDKIDCAELIKQGYICRCVPDDGTSCFPSSHDGDPIVGSPFREDFDENEVYVGGGKPPSYDVIRKHITPILVANDGKNTIQEVKGLAEIYYEIYKRHNEKNLTIPIKYGTKTVEKDSEGLRTYDIEPVEGQYTPSAIDKFAHFSNHMFGEFVDRVKQLQQLPRLGLLPFRQNRQSRRGIQRNSKRKESQKVT, from the exons ATGTCCAGTGTGCAATTTTCCACAATGAAGAGGTCGATTTTCTTAGTGCTGTGTTGTGTGGCGGTATTCTTCTGTGGAGCTTTGAAAGCCAAG CCTCAAGGTCAGACCCACGAGGCAGTGGCGGATAAATGCTGCAATAATTGTGTGCCCTGTCGGGCGAGTTTCGACGTTGAGAAACCTGTCGATCCAGATTGTCCCCGTCCGAAAAAGTATTCATACCACGTGCAGGCAATCGATCCACACTGTCCCCACCAGAAGTTGGAAATTTTGGACGCCGACGTGGAAAAACCTGTGGACCCTCCTTGCCCGAAGAAGCTGAAGTTGTCCGCTAGGGTCGAACACAATCCAAAAG attgcgACTGCCCACTTTGTCGGTATGAAAACCTTTTCAATATAACTCTTAGCAACGCCACAGATTCAGAACATTACTGTACCAATAAGAGCTATCATGGAGTGCTTAAGCAACAAAAGTTGTATGAATTCCGATCGAGTGGAAACTTGGTTCATGAAGAATTGGAGTTCGATTATAGTTTCCCCAGAAAACGATACAAAAGAACTACTTTAGATAAGATCGATTGCGCCGAGTTGATTAAACAAGGATACATCTGTCGATGTGTTCCCGACGATGGAACTAGTTGTTTCCCTAGTAGTCATGACGGTGACCCGATAGTGGGATCACCATTTCGAGAAGATTttgacgaaaatgaggtttatgTTGGTGGAGGTAAGCCACCCTCGTATGATGTAATACGGAAGCATATAACTCCCATTTTGGTAGCAAACGATGGAAAAAATACCATACAGGAAGTTAAAGGACTTGCAGAGATATACTATGAAATTTATAAACGACATAATGAAAAGAATCTTACGATTCCAATCAAGTATGGTACCAAAACGGTCGAGAAAGATTCGGAAGGTCTCCGCACGTACGACATCGAACCAGTTGAAGGCCAGTACACGCCGTCTGCCATAGATAAATTTGCCCATTTCAGTAACCACATGTTCGGGGAGTTTGTTGACCGTGTTAAGCAACTGCAACAGTTGCCGCGACTTGGTCTGTTACCCTTTCGTCAAAACAGACAATCGAGGCGAGGAATACAGAGGAATTCAAAACGgaaagaatctcaaaaagttaCATAA